The genomic segment ATTTCATTAACGGTTTTAGCACTGAAATTTATTCGATATTCcaatttaatgtttgtttatgaGTTGTCTGAAATTCGATTCGGTAAACATGACATCAGTTATGCATGACAtcagttttttttgtttgtcaaaAAGACCAGTCGGTATATACATATAAGCTCGGATTTTGTCCATAACCGAGTTTAAAAAGAATCCTAGTTTGATGGAGATCGTTCCTTCTGGCACAACACCCCATTGGTATAATACGAACGTGGGACGTTGAACATTCCTTGTGTGACGATACCATCACGTGACGGATTTCTTGCAACGATCGCCATTTGGGTGTTGATTGCAGATGCGATGGGTTTCCCGTGGTAGTATTTAACGTATGGAGCAGTGACGCCGATTGACAGTAAAACTCTATTCGTCTGTTAAAAATACAGAAATCTAATTAGGAATGCGATCGATAAGAAATGATTGGGGTAATTAGCAATATTCGAAGATACCCAGGATAAATATTAAACGCAATGAAAATTGGCGTGTAAGTAGAACTTTGGTGAAATGGTAAGAATTAGTATACGGGGTGGTATTAGTATTATTTCCTGGACAGGTAGAAAGCATATAGTAAATAAATAGTTCAATTAGGCATATAAAATGGGATGGtgacagtgatttccctacaacTCCCTCACAGGGAGTGAACACCCCTAAAATTTTGACTCCATGACTTTGAACGTACATTAGATTAATCAGAAACGggaaattcatttcaaaattcatGGTGATTTCTCACAAAACTCAATAACAGCAAATATTGCCACGATTTATTTACATACCGAGTGGTCGAATGTCATAGCCAACCACAACTCTTCGTATGATGAAGACATTATTGTTCGAATATAATTGAAGATCAAATCATAATGTTGAGAATCGATTATGTCTGCTGGTTTTGCCGACATTTTTGTACACATTGCAACAGCTTCGTCGTAAGTGACATCTCTTGCGGTGTGTAAAGAAGCTTGATAACATTTCCCGAGATGCACTACACCGTCACAGGGTCCTGTAAAATAAACATAGACAGTTGGAATATAGATTGATGTcgtatttgtaaaataaaaatgaaaggcCCAGCCTGCCTCACCAATAACTAAGTTTGGGTTATTGGAGATTGCGTTGTATTTTCCAATAATGCAGGTTTAGTGCTAGATGGTGGTCTTAGTATCAATGCGAGTCATAATTATTCATTTCATGTTGTTTGAGAAATCAAGTATAACTTGAATGACTTGCGACTCGGGTCCGAGAGACTTCTATCGAGCACTAGTGCCTTATTTTACGGACCGCGAGGAGCAACGGTTATGACGCACTGccaataaattgcttagattgtgttttattcataaatacGGCACATCGGACTATAAGACGCAAAGGGTACTTGGTTTTGACTGCAGgcaataaagcactacctgGTCTATACATTAGGCGCGCCAGCGTATACGACGCACGATCGAATTTTCAGATGAAAAAGAATTTTAAATGCGCCTTATGGTTCGTAATAAATTCCTGCATTCGTTAACGCTGTGTATAAGTTTGTTTCTACGTATTTGTAGGTTATGCTCGCATTTCGGATTGATTAGCGTATTTTTTATCTGCGTTCACTTATTGAAATAGAGGAGCcaaacatttattattttatactatattgcatgttcaatttatttctttCGTTTACATTAatctttgtatttattttaataaaaaatgttattgcGCTTCTATGATTGGGAGTCAAGTTTACGTTAAAGGAACCGAAATACCTGATTCAATCTTCTCTTCCAATTCACCAAGTTTTGCCAGCATTCGTTCTTCTAATTCTTCAATTCTTGAAATCACTGACTTCTCAACTGTAGAAACAAtttttgttaattaattaaGCATTTCgctacatttttgttttatcaacGAGAAGTTTCGCTCCATACAGGGCCGTAGACAAGCAACTACTATTGTTGAGCAATTGCGAAACTATCTAATTCCATTGTCAAATTTAAGCGGTAATTACCGTTTAAATGTTATGTAAAACAAAAGAGTATATTTTCCAGAAATCCAGACTTACTGCTTTACATGGAAAATACGATATCCCTTTTAAGTGTTTGAATAACAGAAGCTAATGCGCCCAAATCTGCGcgacaaaaaataatttcaggtCGAATAGttgtatataataaatatctaaACTTGATTTTAAACATTTGAATAAGAGACTACATGTAATTTATACAAAAGCAAAACAAGGACCGCAATCTAAACTTGAAAAATCTACCTAATTTCTTAAATAGCTCTTCAACGGTGGCATTGACTTTTTGATAATCGACAATTCCTGGGTCGCCTtgttgacctttgaccccaggcATCCTTATTCCACCCATTTCTCCCTTTAAACCTCTTTTTCCAGGTGGGCCAGGAGAACGATGAGAGTGGGTTGAACCGCGACTGGAAATCGAATCGTTTTCACCAAACACGTCGTCAAAGACGAGGTGACAAAGGCAGACTAGAAGTAACGTACGTTTCGTAATCATGCTTAGATTGTATAATCACTGGAAAGAAATAATATAATGAGTATCTAGATATGTTATAACGAAAGGAGGTAAAAAGTCCAGGAATTGGCATTGACcagattgaatatttattatgagAATCAAGTTGATGAGACGGTTTGCTTTTGAGCCGGACATCAGTCTATCGTCCTATTTTTAATGTTTCGAAGTTATTATAGAAATACTGCAGAAACTAAACCTACGAAAGGatctggatacgaaaaatccaccttacgaaaattattttcgtaaaaatattgTTCCGACTaacgtaagattttctacatacgaaaggccgaaaacagaaaacaaaaaacgCGTGTAgagatatttgtttattttaggttaatttaaATCGGGAACTTCGTTTTTATAGGTAAATCAAAACCAGGTTACTATGACCCAACATTTCAGGGCTGAGTTGACCCAAATTACGTCCCTTTGAACTCTAAAAGCCGGTATTACGGCTTACCCAAACACGTCTTCTGACCCCGAGAGCCGGTTCACCGGCTGTCCCGTATGAATTATGCAACTTTGAATTTCGCGAACCTTATATTAAATTTAGAaaagtttataatttttgaaagaaaaccTCGGAGACTGATTATAATTCCtaaataaagtaaaactgaaatCTCATTGAATTTTATCGAAGCAGTTTTTTTGAATGTTCTTCAATGCTGCGCCAACTTGACGTAAACAAAGACGTTACTTGATTACTTCGTAACGCATCGCCGTTACGCAATTACGTCGCCACGCAGCAGCTTCGAGTTCCCACATCGCTTTCCTTCGCAAGTGTGTGACGTCATTAACGTATAGTCATACAGTTAAAGTGGGTATTATTTGAACTGGTGTTAAGCCGATTTTTGCTAATCCTGCGTTTTACATTATTCATTCCAGgagatgatttaaaaatttgcttGATCCAGCGAGCTGTTACAACAGTTgctcaaaaattaaattaaacgttCTCTTGGCTAGCACATTCTGCGGCCTTATGAATTTCATCGAAGCGTACAAATTTTACGTTATAACTTACAAAGTTCAAAGATCAGTCGTCGCGACTGGTGTTACAGCTTTTATCAACTTATCGGCATAATAATTCGATTCTTTCGCGtcgaaaaatatgaaatatttagcGGGTGATCTGCCAACGCCATCATGTCTTCCACGTTCTCGttgataaaaatttgtttgtaatttgAATGATATTTAACAGTGATAAATTAGCATTGATGTTTCCGAGGAAATGATTCGGCCATTTAGTTGCGCCCCATAATCAGATAAAAAACGTATATAACATGATCTTTTTTCGGCAATATTAACTATGTTCAATCAAGATTTGTTCGAATATTCAGTATTTGACCGCTTCCTATGCTGTAATACAGGCACGATCGAAAATCTAGCCGTGAACGATAAAATGCGCGATTGCATATGCGTAATCTAATTCATGTAAAGCTTTACACAACGTCAATGCCTAATCGTACTTGTGCGTTTATACACAGACGTGGCTTCTAAACCGACGAATTCATGCGACACTGCGTATCGCACGACTGAAAGCGCCTTGCGTGTCCACCTTCTTCACAGAAAAGCATCTGAATAACAAAATGGGAGTGGACCAGGAATAGTATATTCGATCCCATTCTTGATTGTAGCAGCATTATTGATGACTTAATGCCATATTTATGGAAACTGACACCTTACGATCAGACCAAAAATATAAGCTTTACTTAACATGTACTAACTGGTTACAGACTGACTGATGCTTTCCCGCTCTTGTCATACTTTCCTCTCCTTATTTTAAACTCTTCATGCTCCTTTACTCTCAAGAGTCTTATTTTGTTCGTTAGCTATAGCGATACGCATAACTCGCACTCTGGCTATTAAACAGTTTGAAAATTTCCCATTGCTTGCATGGGTAGGTTAtgtattacaaaaatattaaaaaagtatggAGTATTTGCTAATAAACAcgctaataatttttttcttaattaataacaataaaattcctGGCAAAAATTTCCCCCTTTttttgggaaacgctggactAATTAAGACAATGTTTACCTAAACCATTCTGCATTATCAAATTGAATCTCATGAATATACTAAGACCTATGTATGGCCGCTGATGGATTTTATATTCCAAAATATGAccttatattgaaaaaattattagatCAAGTTATTTGGTTTTGAGCATTCCTTGAATGAATCTACCTTCAACTTGTTATACTACATAATAG from the Styela clava chromosome 5, kaStyClav1.hap1.2, whole genome shotgun sequence genome contains:
- the LOC120343842 gene encoding uncharacterized protein LOC120343842 yields the protein MITKRTLLLVCLCHLVFDDVFGENDSISSRGSTHSHRSPGPPGKRGLKGEMGGIRMPGVKGQQGDPGIVDYQKVNATVEELFKKLVEKSVISRIEELEERMLAKLGELEEKIESGPCDGVVHLGKCYQASLHTARDVTYDEAVAMCTKMSAKPADIIDSQHYDLIFNYIRTIMSSSYEELWLAMTFDHSTNRVLLSIGVTAPYVKYYHGKPIASAINTQMAIVARNPSRDGIVTQGMFNVPRSYYTNGVLCQKERSPSN